In Polynucleobacter sp. MWH-S4W17, a genomic segment contains:
- a CDS encoding polysaccharide deacetylase family protein, which translates to MGIINIMKCLSPNAFIRIAAVLMLGCFSLVANAQVAECSKKVYLTFDTGNMSVAEKVAEILKRQNVKATFFLANEKTYRGDFALDDSWKPFWQQLAKEGNHFGSHTYDHDYFVKDGPKGQVFEKPQFGPKAGEIILYNEAAMCKQIRRVDQRFQEMINQPLQKIWRAPGGKTSPTLIRIGDMCGYQHIGWAPAGFLGDELNSEKHPNHLLLDKASRDLKDGDITMAHLGIWSRKDPWAPAVLEQLIINLKGRGFCFGLLPKDSTNQSK; encoded by the coding sequence ATGGGAATAATTAATATCATGAAGTGCCTAAGTCCTAACGCATTCATCCGTATCGCAGCCGTGCTTATGCTCGGCTGTTTTTCATTGGTCGCCAATGCTCAAGTCGCAGAATGTAGCAAGAAGGTCTACCTCACCTTCGATACTGGCAACATGTCTGTAGCTGAAAAAGTAGCTGAGATTCTTAAGCGGCAAAACGTAAAGGCTACTTTTTTCTTGGCCAATGAAAAAACTTACCGCGGCGACTTTGCTTTAGATGATTCTTGGAAACCCTTTTGGCAGCAATTGGCAAAGGAAGGCAATCATTTTGGCAGTCATACATACGACCATGATTACTTTGTGAAGGATGGCCCTAAAGGGCAGGTTTTTGAGAAGCCGCAATTTGGTCCAAAGGCAGGAGAAATTATTCTATATAACGAGGCGGCAATGTGTAAACAGATTCGCCGGGTTGATCAGCGCTTTCAAGAAATGATAAACCAGCCATTACAGAAAATCTGGCGTGCTCCAGGCGGTAAAACTTCCCCAACATTAATACGAATAGGGGATATGTGTGGGTATCAACACATTGGCTGGGCTCCTGCTGGTTTCTTGGGGGATGAGTTAAATTCCGAGAAGCATCCCAATCACCTTCTGTTGGATAAAGCGAGTAGAGATCTAAAGGATGGCGATATCACCATGGCTCACTTGGGCATTTGGTCTAGAAAAGATCCATGGGCACCTGCAGTATTGGAGCAGTTAATTATTAACCTAAAGGGTCGTGGCTTCTGTTTTGGGCTGCTACCCAAAGATTCTACAAATCAGTCAAAATAA
- the argA gene encoding amino-acid N-acetyltransferase → MPTNAPNQALMAEETTSNFPFVGWLRDVAPYIHSFREKTFVIAFAGELVQEIGLENLIEDIAMLHAMGMRIVLVHGIRPQIEEQLMLRNIKSKFGKSALNSYRITDAAALECVKEAAGELRLDIEAAFSRGLPNTPMAGSRISVISGNFITAMPVGVVEGTDYIHTGLVRKVDSSSIRQSLDSNKIVLLSPLGFSPTGQAFNLAYEDVAASTAAALKADKLIFLSPYAGLKDTEGDFITELSMPQLQEYIAQNKDMDLGMKSLLNISGRAIRAGVSRVHFLPCNQDGALLEELFTHDGIGMMLASSDIENLREANQDDVGGILQLTMPLEDEGILAARGQDVIERDIQRFSVIEHDRVLFGCAALFPFPNGVGELACLAVDPDVQGSGDGERLLKRVEMRAKQEGIKKLFVLTTRTEHWFLKRGFKRATVDDLPEERKQIYNWDRKSMVLTKDL, encoded by the coding sequence ATGCCAACAAATGCACCGAACCAGGCCTTAATGGCCGAAGAAACGACCTCCAACTTCCCTTTCGTGGGGTGGTTGCGCGATGTTGCGCCCTACATTCATAGCTTCCGTGAGAAGACCTTTGTTATCGCCTTTGCAGGTGAACTTGTCCAAGAAATCGGCCTTGAGAATCTGATTGAAGATATCGCCATGCTTCATGCCATGGGTATGCGAATTGTTCTGGTTCACGGTATCCGCCCACAGATTGAAGAGCAGCTCATGCTCCGGAATATTAAAAGCAAGTTTGGCAAGAGCGCCCTGAACAGCTATCGGATTACTGATGCAGCCGCACTAGAGTGTGTTAAAGAAGCTGCCGGTGAATTGCGTCTTGATATTGAGGCAGCATTTAGCCGTGGCTTGCCAAACACTCCAATGGCTGGCTCACGTATTTCTGTGATCTCTGGCAACTTCATTACCGCAATGCCTGTGGGTGTTGTTGAAGGCACTGATTACATCCATACCGGTTTGGTGCGCAAAGTTGACTCTAGCTCGATTAGACAGTCCTTGGACAGCAACAAAATTGTTTTGCTTTCACCTTTAGGTTTTTCACCAACGGGCCAAGCATTTAATCTGGCATACGAAGATGTCGCAGCATCCACTGCCGCAGCTCTTAAAGCGGATAAGTTAATCTTCTTGAGTCCCTATGCTGGCTTAAAAGATACAGAGGGAGACTTCATCACTGAGCTGTCCATGCCGCAATTGCAAGAATATATCGCGCAGAACAAAGATATGGATCTGGGCATGAAGAGTTTGCTCAATATCTCTGGCAGAGCAATACGGGCAGGCGTTAGCCGGGTGCACTTTTTGCCCTGCAATCAAGATGGCGCACTCCTCGAAGAGCTCTTTACCCATGATGGAATTGGTATGATGCTAGCCTCATCTGATATCGAGAACTTACGTGAAGCCAATCAAGATGATGTTGGCGGTATTTTGCAGTTGACGATGCCTTTGGAAGATGAAGGCATCTTGGCGGCTCGTGGACAAGACGTGATTGAACGTGATATTCAGCGCTTCTCAGTGATAGAGCATGACCGCGTTCTCTTTGGTTGTGCCGCCCTCTTCCCATTTCCAAATGGCGTTGGTGAATTAGCCTGTCTTGCTGTTGATCCAGATGTTCAAGGGTCGGGTGATGGCGAGCGTCTACTCAAGCGTGTTGAAATGCGCGCTAAGCAAGAAGGTATAAAAAAATTATTTGTTCTCACCACCAGAACTGAGCACTGGTTCTTAAAGCGTGGCTTTAAACGGGCAACGGTCGATGATCTGCCAGAAGAAAGAAAACAGATTTATAACTGGGACCGTAAGTCCATGGTTTTAACTAAAGATCTATAA
- a CDS encoding cytochrome D1 domain-containing protein, with protein sequence MYKFNKIRGFRTIAASALLALLVANQTAFGQTTSPVASATPASQPKLAVILNSGSASVSLIDMNTHEVVKTIPVGKEPHHLMMTPDQKSLLIANAAGNDVVLMNPTTGELTGKIPNIIDPYQIGYSPNHKWFIANGNRLDRVDIYAADSANLKLAKTVKLGKTPSHIAFTSDSKIAFITLQDSSELAAIDLETQNVLWVMPTGKVPAGLWMTPGDQYLLVGITGEDYVQVIDWKNRKEVKRIPTGKGAHNFRPLGDKKHVFVSNRIASTISLINMQTLEKVGDITGLPAGPDDMEITPDGKTMWVTFRFSKKVGVIDIPTMKLVTVIPVGKSPHGVFFTPRAGWE encoded by the coding sequence ATGTACAAATTTAACAAGATTAGAGGTTTTCGCACAATCGCAGCCTCTGCATTATTGGCACTTCTGGTTGCTAATCAAACTGCCTTTGGGCAAACCACTAGCCCCGTAGCCTCAGCAACTCCTGCAAGTCAACCCAAGTTGGCAGTGATTCTGAATTCTGGTTCTGCATCTGTCAGTTTGATCGATATGAACACGCATGAGGTTGTTAAAACAATCCCGGTTGGTAAAGAGCCTCATCACCTCATGATGACCCCTGATCAAAAATCATTATTGATTGCCAATGCTGCAGGTAATGATGTTGTATTGATGAATCCAACCACGGGTGAGTTGACTGGCAAGATTCCGAACATTATTGATCCATACCAAATTGGTTACTCCCCAAATCACAAATGGTTTATAGCCAATGGCAATCGCTTAGATCGAGTGGATATTTATGCTGCCGACAGTGCGAATCTTAAATTAGCCAAGACCGTAAAGTTAGGTAAGACACCCAGTCACATTGCTTTTACATCGGATAGTAAAATTGCATTTATTACATTGCAAGACTCCAGTGAGCTTGCCGCAATTGATCTTGAAACACAAAATGTATTGTGGGTAATGCCCACGGGTAAAGTGCCTGCTGGTTTGTGGATGACGCCTGGCGATCAATATCTCTTAGTGGGTATTACAGGTGAGGATTATGTTCAAGTAATTGATTGGAAAAATCGCAAAGAAGTAAAGCGTATCCCTACAGGGAAGGGCGCCCATAACTTCCGTCCTTTAGGGGATAAAAAACATGTATTTGTAAGCAACCGGATTGCTTCTACGATCAGCTTGATCAATATGCAAACCTTGGAGAAGGTGGGCGATATCACTGGGCTGCCGGCTGGTCCAGACGATATGGAAATTACCCCAGATGGTAAAACAATGTGGGTCACTTTCCGCTTTTCCAAAAAAGTTGGGGTAATAGATATCCCAACAATGAAGTTGGTAACAGTGATTCCGGTTGGTAAGTCACCACATGGTGTATTTTTCACTCCAAGGGCTGGATGGGAATAA
- a CDS encoding EI24 domain-containing protein has protein sequence MVGLPQVFKSFGMALVGTMHPRMLWLSFRPFLIVSVLWGCLIWLTWTPALETLSIFLTTSVFTSWIQEGLVWAGFENARVWIAPLFFVMLIIPLITISLLVFIAFSTVPSIVKIASRQSQFQDLECKKGGGFFGSLIYSLWSALICLALVILTLPVWWVPPLVAVLPPLLWGWLTMRLMSYDVLAKHASIEERDLLLQKYRWPLLCMGIASGMLAAVPTFFWATSALALVLFPIVSFIALWIYSLIFVFAALWFSYFLLDALKQLREEELDQALTVQSRVVDMELPYHG, from the coding sequence ATGGTCGGATTACCACAAGTATTTAAATCATTTGGCATGGCTTTAGTTGGAACCATGCATCCGCGCATGTTATGGCTGAGCTTCAGGCCATTTTTGATCGTCTCAGTTTTGTGGGGTTGTCTCATTTGGCTCACATGGACTCCAGCTCTAGAGACGTTAAGTATCTTTCTAACAACTTCCGTTTTTACTAGTTGGATACAAGAGGGTTTAGTTTGGGCGGGTTTTGAAAATGCTAGGGTGTGGATTGCGCCATTATTTTTTGTCATGCTAATTATTCCCTTGATTACGATTAGCTTGTTAGTCTTTATTGCGTTTTCAACCGTACCCTCGATTGTGAAGATTGCCTCGAGGCAATCACAATTTCAAGATCTTGAGTGTAAGAAGGGTGGCGGCTTCTTTGGTAGTTTGATCTACAGCCTATGGTCAGCCCTCATTTGTCTTGCGTTGGTGATACTCACCTTGCCCGTGTGGTGGGTTCCTCCATTGGTGGCCGTCTTGCCTCCATTGCTATGGGGATGGTTAACGATGCGCCTGATGTCGTATGACGTTCTGGCAAAGCATGCTAGCATAGAAGAGCGCGATCTTCTGCTTCAAAAGTATCGCTGGCCATTGCTCTGTATGGGTATCGCATCAGGCATGTTGGCCGCAGTACCAACTTTCTTCTGGGCTACCTCTGCATTAGCTTTGGTCTTATTTCCAATAGTGAGCTTTATAGCCCTTTGGATTTATTCTCTGATTTTTGTGTTTGCTGCTTTATGGTTTAGCTACTTCTTATTAGATGCGCTCAAGCAATTGAGGGAAGAGGAGTTAGATCAAGCGCTCACAGTGCAATCGCGTGTTGTTGATATGGAACTGCCTTACCATGGTTGA
- the hrpA gene encoding ATP-dependent RNA helicase HrpA — MPQPVPASNTSRKLEIRFPEELPVSGQRQLIKDALQSHQVVIVCGETGSGKTTQLPKICLDLGRGTINGGKLIGHTQPRRIAATATAKRIAQELGSPIGQDVGYQVRFADKTSHTASIKLMTDGILLAETQRDPQLRAYDTLIIDEAHERSLNIDFLLGYLRQLLPKRPDLKLIITSATIDAQRFAEHFAINGKVAPVIEVSGRLFPVEQRYAPLEPDAKPDGKKESKTAKEIPDAVTEEIASLWREGAAGAGDVLVFLPGEREIRDCAESLRKDHVLQQRFHPEILSLFARQSVAEQERVFSPGNGRRIILATNVAETSLTVPNIRYVIDSGLARVKRYSYRNKVEQLQIEPISQAAANQRAGRCGRVSDGICVRLYSEQDYLGRPKFTDPEILRSSLAAVLLRMSSLRLPKIQHFPFIDKPLGRAIADGVQLLDELGAIEFDESEPADGKDINNSFKLTAIGKQLADLPLDPRIGRMLLAAKEQNALKEVTIIASALATQDPRDRPMDQAAAADQAHLQFADERSEFLSFVKLWNWYQDALQHKHSNRQLESLCKSKFLSPRRLREWRDVHGQLHAMLGEKGWKENALAATYEQVHLSLLTGLLGYVAKKEEDEKSQDRNSKTGGYVGARGIRPFIWPGSTIGKKAGAWILAGELQETNRMYARTIAKIEPQWVERVAAHRLIKSLSDPFWDNRQGEVMAFERGTLYGLPIYHGRRVRYEPHNPEETRELFIGQALVQEEMFGRMDTPALQRETETDAKKKYPNIFGFFWHNRRLIKEIEALEHRSRRPDVLVDDDLLFAFYESRIPKEVRSRESLKAWLTKDRNTEKGLDAQLRLEKADLMRHEAAGITVDRYPKTMLVGGAQLSLTYHFEPGSPKDGVTLIVPLTQLNQVDGRRCEWLVPGMCEEKVLLLLKSLPQKLRRHCVPLPDYAKSFLERKLEEKQFGVGDFLDSLIGDIRKERGLEIKRTDFRPESLPLHSSMNFRLIDEHGRQLEVERNLARLRSDYGQTARNAFQAIAQETAQVELGMEPPRGEKSKSNANGGANTADTTRKVEQGGYRAWEFGELPETLEIQKGNKTLFGYPALVDRVDFCDLEVFDDLEEARKQHALGLRRLFALSNKDTLKALQKQLPGIRELGLLFINVGSVEGLIDQILNIALERAFMTEQLPVNAEQFAERLQAGKPRLALIAQEISRHALNALQAHADLQKKVTSAKAASLSAYTDIQTQIQGLIFPKFVAEIPYSQLVHVPRYLKAIAMRIDKLRSNPSRDAQCQKDWESVARPWQKLMQGNKGSASYAMAEDQALADFRWQLEELRVALYAQELKTPTPMSLKRLEKVLVSLR, encoded by the coding sequence ATGCCACAGCCTGTGCCTGCTTCCAACACCTCACGTAAGCTAGAAATTCGGTTTCCTGAGGAATTGCCGGTCTCTGGTCAGCGTCAGCTGATCAAGGATGCCCTGCAGAGCCACCAGGTGGTGATTGTGTGCGGTGAGACTGGTTCGGGCAAGACTACCCAGCTTCCGAAGATCTGTTTGGATCTGGGGCGAGGCACGATTAATGGCGGCAAGCTCATTGGCCACACGCAACCTCGCCGGATTGCAGCCACCGCTACGGCCAAGCGCATCGCCCAAGAGCTAGGTTCGCCCATTGGTCAAGATGTAGGCTACCAAGTTCGCTTTGCTGATAAGACTAGTCATACTGCTTCTATCAAGTTGATGACCGACGGTATCTTGCTGGCAGAGACTCAGCGCGACCCTCAGTTGCGTGCTTATGACACGCTCATCATTGACGAAGCGCATGAACGTAGTCTGAACATTGATTTCTTATTGGGTTATCTGAGGCAGTTACTTCCTAAACGGCCGGACCTCAAACTCATCATCACATCGGCAACCATCGATGCGCAGCGTTTTGCCGAACACTTTGCTATTAATGGCAAGGTAGCGCCCGTTATCGAAGTTAGCGGTAGATTGTTTCCGGTAGAGCAACGTTACGCACCGCTGGAGCCGGATGCTAAGCCAGATGGCAAAAAAGAATCCAAAACTGCCAAGGAAATTCCGGATGCGGTGACAGAAGAGATCGCCAGTTTATGGCGAGAAGGAGCAGCGGGCGCAGGGGACGTATTGGTCTTCTTACCAGGCGAGCGTGAGATACGCGATTGCGCAGAATCCTTACGTAAAGATCATGTCTTACAGCAACGCTTTCATCCCGAGATTCTCAGTTTATTTGCTCGTCAGTCAGTCGCTGAGCAAGAGAGGGTCTTTAGCCCAGGCAATGGGCGACGGATTATTCTGGCAACCAACGTTGCAGAGACCTCGTTGACAGTGCCGAACATTCGGTATGTGATCGATAGTGGATTGGCGAGAGTCAAGCGCTATTCCTATCGCAATAAGGTAGAGCAATTACAAATTGAACCCATCTCGCAAGCTGCTGCCAATCAAAGGGCTGGGCGTTGCGGTCGTGTATCGGATGGCATCTGTGTACGCTTATACAGCGAGCAAGATTATCTAGGTCGGCCTAAATTTACTGATCCAGAGATATTGCGTAGCTCGTTAGCTGCAGTGCTGTTGCGCATGAGCTCCTTACGCTTACCCAAGATCCAGCATTTCCCCTTTATTGATAAACCCTTGGGTAGAGCCATTGCTGATGGCGTGCAACTTTTGGATGAATTAGGCGCAATTGAATTCGATGAATCAGAGCCAGCAGATGGCAAGGATATTAATAACAGTTTCAAGCTCACGGCTATTGGCAAACAATTAGCAGACTTACCCCTTGATCCGCGCATTGGCAGAATGCTCTTAGCTGCTAAAGAGCAGAATGCCTTAAAAGAAGTCACCATTATTGCATCTGCTTTGGCAACACAAGACCCGCGTGATCGCCCCATGGATCAGGCCGCAGCAGCAGATCAAGCCCACCTACAGTTTGCTGATGAACGCTCTGAGTTTCTGAGTTTCGTCAAACTCTGGAACTGGTATCAAGATGCTTTACAACACAAGCATAGCAACCGACAGCTAGAGAGTCTGTGTAAAAGCAAATTTCTGTCACCACGTCGCTTACGTGAATGGCGCGATGTTCATGGTCAACTGCACGCCATGCTAGGCGAGAAGGGCTGGAAAGAAAATGCTTTGGCTGCAACGTATGAGCAGGTACACCTTTCTTTATTAACAGGCCTGCTCGGATATGTAGCCAAAAAAGAAGAAGATGAGAAATCTCAAGATCGCAATAGCAAAACAGGTGGTTATGTAGGTGCGCGGGGTATTCGTCCATTTATATGGCCTGGTTCTACTATTGGCAAAAAGGCAGGCGCCTGGATTCTGGCTGGAGAGCTGCAAGAGACCAATCGCATGTATGCCAGGACGATCGCAAAGATCGAGCCCCAATGGGTGGAGCGTGTTGCGGCACATCGTCTAATCAAATCCCTTAGCGATCCTTTCTGGGATAACCGTCAGGGCGAGGTGATGGCGTTTGAGCGGGGCACTTTGTATGGATTGCCTATTTATCATGGTCGTAGGGTTCGGTATGAGCCGCACAACCCCGAGGAAACCAGGGAGTTATTTATTGGCCAAGCCCTGGTGCAGGAAGAAATGTTTGGGCGCATGGATACACCTGCGCTTCAACGGGAAACAGAAACCGATGCCAAGAAAAAATATCCTAATATATTTGGATTCTTTTGGCATAACCGTCGCTTGATTAAAGAAATCGAAGCCTTAGAACATCGCTCTCGTCGACCCGATGTATTGGTAGATGATGATTTGCTATTTGCTTTTTATGAATCTCGAATACCTAAAGAAGTGCGTAGTCGTGAAAGTCTTAAAGCATGGCTAACGAAAGATAGGAATACCGAAAAAGGTCTTGATGCTCAACTTCGCCTAGAGAAAGCGGACTTAATGCGCCATGAGGCGGCTGGTATTACCGTAGATCGCTATCCAAAGACGATGTTAGTCGGTGGTGCACAGCTGAGTCTTACCTATCATTTCGAGCCTGGCAGCCCAAAGGACGGTGTAACCCTTATTGTTCCTTTGACCCAGCTTAATCAAGTGGATGGCCGTCGTTGTGAATGGCTAGTGCCTGGCATGTGTGAGGAGAAGGTATTGCTGCTTCTTAAATCATTGCCACAAAAACTCAGGCGCCATTGCGTGCCATTGCCAGATTATGCAAAGTCTTTTCTTGAGCGTAAGTTAGAAGAAAAGCAATTTGGCGTCGGAGATTTTTTAGATAGTCTGATTGGCGATATTCGCAAAGAGCGCGGCTTAGAAATTAAGCGCACAGACTTTAGACCAGAGTCATTGCCACTGCATTCCTCGATGAATTTCCGTCTGATTGACGAACATGGACGCCAGCTCGAGGTAGAGCGCAACTTGGCTCGCTTGCGCTCAGATTATGGGCAGACCGCCCGCAATGCCTTTCAAGCGATTGCACAAGAGACTGCTCAGGTCGAGTTGGGGATGGAGCCACCCCGCGGTGAAAAATCTAAATCCAATGCAAACGGAGGTGCAAATACCGCCGATACCACTCGTAAGGTAGAGCAGGGTGGCTACCGCGCTTGGGAGTTTGGTGAGTTGCCAGAAACTTTAGAGATCCAAAAGGGGAATAAAACTCTGTTTGGCTACCCAGCCTTAGTAGATCGCGTTGACTTTTGTGATCTCGAAGTATTTGATGATTTGGAAGAGGCTCGCAAACAGCATGCTTTAGGACTACGTCGCCTATTTGCGCTGAGCAATAAAGACACGCTCAAAGCTCTGCAAAAACAATTGCCCGGTATTCGTGAATTGGGTTTGCTATTTATCAATGTGGGATCGGTAGAGGGTTTGATTGATCAGATTCTGAACATTGCCCTTGAGCGTGCTTTTATGACCGAACAACTTCCGGTGAATGCAGAACAATTTGCAGAGCGATTACAAGCAGGAAAGCCAAGATTGGCGCTCATTGCCCAAGAGATTTCTCGTCACGCATTGAATGCATTGCAAGCTCATGCTGATTTGCAAAAAAAGGTGACTAGTGCAAAAGCAGCATCACTAAGTGCCTATACCGATATTCAGACGCAGATACAGGGGCTGATATTTCCGAAGTTCGTGGCTGAGATACCGTATTCCCAATTAGTCCATGTGCCACGCTATTTAAAAGCAATTGCGATGCGGATTGATAAATTACGATCCAACCCTAGTCGTGATGCCCAATGCCAAAAAGATTGGGAATCGGTTGCAAGGCCTTGGCAAAAACTGATGCAGGGTAACAAGGGGTCTGCCTCTTATGCGATGGCTGAGGATCAGGCTTTAGCGGATTTTCGTTGGCAGTTGGAAGAGTTGAGGGTGGCTTTATATGCTCAAGAGCTTAAAACCCCAACCCCGATGTCCTTAAAGCGTCTCGAAAAGGTTTTAGTAAGCTTGCGCTAG
- a CDS encoding sterol desaturase family protein: MDLTIVTSMIANAYASVQEFLFANVVGPTLYQFDLMSWAEDVFDGIDWFLFGCVQLFLIIILLRTWERLAPAEKQERFSKSSRADVLYTLFHRLGIFHGLIFICLSGFFFEMDSILHDFRFDRLNVESWWPGVTSIPVVSFLIYLILLDFVDYLYHRASHAFNWWWQLHALHHSQTVMTAWSDNRNNILDDIMRATFMAFFALLFGVSPGQFIMLIALSQFIQSWQHANIKVHLGPAKYLLVSPIFHRMHHAVGYGHEAIGKPGVLGGCNFGILFPWWDMLFGTAVFTKEVYPTGVRNLTVSENIITQQWQSLVRAIKEFKPK, encoded by the coding sequence ATGGACCTCACTATCGTAACCTCCATGATTGCGAATGCTTATGCCAGCGTTCAGGAGTTTCTGTTTGCTAATGTAGTGGGTCCGACTCTGTACCAATTTGATTTAATGTCTTGGGCTGAGGATGTATTTGATGGAATCGATTGGTTCTTATTTGGCTGTGTTCAGCTCTTCTTAATCATTATTTTATTAAGAACATGGGAGCGCCTAGCCCCAGCAGAAAAGCAAGAGCGTTTTTCAAAGTCGAGTAGGGCAGATGTCCTATACACCCTGTTTCATCGCCTGGGAATATTTCATGGCTTGATTTTTATATGCCTGTCTGGATTCTTTTTTGAGATGGATTCCATCCTGCATGATTTCCGTTTTGATCGCTTGAATGTAGAGTCCTGGTGGCCTGGCGTGACATCCATTCCCGTGGTTAGCTTCTTGATCTACCTCATCCTTCTGGACTTCGTAGATTACCTATACCATCGCGCATCACATGCGTTTAATTGGTGGTGGCAATTACATGCCTTGCACCATAGTCAAACAGTGATGACTGCCTGGTCCGATAATCGCAATAACATTCTCGACGACATCATGCGTGCAACCTTCATGGCTTTCTTTGCGCTATTGTTTGGTGTCTCCCCAGGGCAATTCATTATGTTGATTGCGCTGAGCCAATTTATTCAAAGTTGGCAGCACGCCAATATTAAGGTTCACTTAGGGCCTGCTAAATACTTATTGGTATCACCAATCTTTCACCGTATGCATCACGCCGTGGGCTATGGGCATGAGGCTATCGGTAAACCTGGCGTCTTGGGCGGTTGTAATTTTGGTATTTTGTTTCCGTGGTGGGATATGCTATTTGGAACGGCTGTCTTCACTAAAGAGGTCTATCCTACGGGAGTCAGAAATTTAACTGTTTCAGAAAATATCATCACTCAACAATGGCAAAGCTTGGTGCGAGCTATTAAAGAATTTAAGCCTAAGTAG
- the rpiA gene encoding ribose-5-phosphate isomerase RpiA — protein MNQDQLKQMVGEAARDEVLKLPAGQVLGVGTGSTANCFIDALAPHRDHFAGTVSSSNATTERLLKHGFKVLDPNDVQGLPAYVDGADEIDPLGHMIKGGGGALTREKIIASMTKQFICICDSSKQVPVLGNFALPVEIIPLAKGVVSRELEKFGGKVSLRLTKNTRADLNQTLSEPFVTDNGGWILDVAGLKIANPIQMEAQINQIAGVITVGLFAKEKANILLVSNAAGVKRIAL, from the coding sequence ATGAACCAAGATCAACTAAAGCAAATGGTGGGCGAGGCAGCTAGAGACGAAGTTCTCAAATTACCCGCTGGGCAGGTTTTGGGTGTTGGTACAGGCTCGACTGCCAATTGCTTTATTGATGCACTTGCTCCACATAGGGATCATTTTGCGGGCACGGTATCGAGCTCTAACGCGACCACTGAGCGCTTGCTCAAACATGGTTTTAAGGTGCTAGACCCAAATGATGTGCAAGGTCTGCCAGCCTATGTTGATGGCGCAGATGAAATCGATCCCTTGGGTCATATGATTAAGGGTGGCGGCGGAGCGCTCACCAGAGAAAAAATTATTGCCTCCATGACAAAGCAATTCATCTGCATTTGCGACTCATCTAAGCAGGTGCCGGTTCTGGGTAATTTTGCATTGCCAGTTGAAATCATTCCGCTTGCTAAAGGCGTGGTTAGCAGAGAGCTAGAGAAGTTTGGCGGCAAAGTGTCTTTGCGCTTGACCAAGAATACCCGTGCCGATCTGAACCAAACGCTAAGCGAGCCATTTGTAACGGACAACGGTGGCTGGATCTTGGATGTAGCGGGTCTCAAGATTGCCAACCCTATTCAGATGGAAGCGCAGATCAATCAAATTGCTGGCGTGATCACTGTTGGCTTATTTGCTAAAGAAAAAGCCAATATTCTATTGGTCAGCAACGCTGCTGGCGTTAAAAGAATTGCACTGTAG
- a CDS encoding oxidative damage protection protein, producing MARMVQCIKLNKEAEGMDFAPLPGELGKKVWNQVSKEAWAAWLKHQTMLINENRLNMADPRARQYLLKQVEKYFFEGGADMAQGYVPPAE from the coding sequence ATGGCACGCATGGTTCAATGTATCAAACTCAATAAAGAAGCTGAGGGAATGGATTTTGCCCCGCTTCCAGGCGAGCTAGGTAAGAAGGTTTGGAATCAAGTATCCAAAGAGGCTTGGGCTGCTTGGTTAAAGCACCAAACAATGCTGATTAATGAAAACCGCCTCAATATGGCTGACCCACGTGCACGTCAGTACCTCTTAAAGCAGGTAGAAAAGTACTTCTTTGAGGGTGGTGCTGATATGGCTCAAGGTTACGTACCCCCTGCAGAGTAA